DNA from Streptomyces sp. NBC_01260:
GTGTCGCGCCACAGCATCCGGGCCCCGGACGCGAGCCGGGCGTCCATGGTCCGCTCGACGTCCGCCCCGGTGGACACCACGAACGGCAGCCCGTGCCAGGTGAGTTCGCCGCCCTCGGCGATATCGACGCGGGCCCGCCACCGGGCCGAGCCGCCCCGGTGGTCGTAGGCGACGAGTCCGGCCGGCTCGACCAGCTCCAGGTGCGCGCCCGGACCGACCGAGATGTCCAGGGCCAGCTCGTCGCCGGCGAGCAGTCCGGCCCGGATGCCGACCAGGGCGATCCGGGTCCGGCCGGGGCACGGCAGCAGCGGGCGGGGGGCGAGAAAGGCGCCGGGGCGCAGTTCGCGGGCGAGCCGGCGGCCCGATTCGTCGCGCTCCACGGCGACGACGGTCGGATCGTTCACGGGTGGGTGTGGCTGTGCGGCGCCATCGGGCCGGGGTCGGTGGGGATGTGGGTGCCCGAGCGGTGGCGCACCAGCAGGGACCTCACCCAGTCGGCGAGTTCGGCGATGGAGGCCGGGTCCTTCTTGGAGAGGGCGAGGACGGGGAGACCGCCGCGGGCCGCCTCGGCGTCGGCGACCATGGCGGGCACGTCGACCTCCACGTAGGAGGCCAGATCGGTCTTGTTGACGATCAGGAGGTCGGCGCCGGTGATGCCGGGGCCGCCCTTGCGTGCGACGTCGCCGCCGCCGGCCACGTCGATGCAGAAGAGCTGCGCGTCGGCGAGGGCCGGGCTGAAGGTGGCGGTGAGGTTGTCGCCGCCGCTCTCGATGAGCACCAGGTCCAGTGGGTCGTACGCCTCCTCCAGGTCCTCCACGGCGTCCAGGTTGGCGCTGACGTCGTCGCGGATCGCGGTGTGCGGGCAGGCGCCGGTCTCGACGGCGCGGATGCGTTCGGTGGGCAGCACGCCCGCCGAGCGCAGGAAGCGGGCGTCCTCGTCGGTGTAGATGTCGTTGGTGACCACCGCCATGGAGAGCTCGCCGGCCAGTTCACGGCACAGGGTGGCCAGGATCGAGCTCTTTCCGGTGCCGACCGGTCCCGCGACGCCCAGGCGCAGGGCCCGGGGCTGGTTCAGCGGCTCGTGGAAGTGGGGGTTGGGCTGCTGCTCGGGGGTGCTGTCGTTCTCAGGCAAGGAAGAGTCTCCGTTCGCGTCGTGCGTGTTCGAGCGCCCACTGTTCGGTGAGCGCGGCGGTACGGGCGGGCAGCCCGTCCGGGGTCCGTACGGCGAGGGCGCGGGCCACCGCCGACGCCGCGTCGGGTTCGGCGGCGAGGATCCAGGCGACCGAGTCGAGCGGGTCGCCGGGCAGGAGTTTCAGCGCGGCGGACGCGACGGTCTGGAGCTCGTCGTAGACGACGGCGTGCGCCAGTTCCTCCTCGGAGACCTTCAGTACGGCTCCGAGGGCGCCGAGCGTGACCGGCCGCAGGGGCCGGGGGCGCATGGCGGCCAGTGCGGTGACCGCCGGGTGGTCCGGAGCGAGGCGCCGGGCCAGCCGGTGCACGCCCCGGCCGAGCGTCGCCGACGTCTCGCGCTGGGGTGCGGCCGGGGTCCGTGCCGCGAGGGCCCGCTGCAGGGGCC
Protein-coding regions in this window:
- the ureG gene encoding urease accessory protein UreG, coding for MNQPRALRLGVAGPVGTGKSSILATLCRELAGELSMAVVTNDIYTDEDARFLRSAGVLPTERIRAVETGACPHTAIRDDVSANLDAVEDLEEAYDPLDLVLIESGGDNLTATFSPALADAQLFCIDVAGGGDVARKGGPGITGADLLIVNKTDLASYVEVDVPAMVADAEAARGGLPVLALSKKDPASIAELADWVRSLLVRHRSGTHIPTDPGPMAPHSHTHP
- a CDS encoding urease accessory protein UreD, coding for MNDPTVVAVERDESGRRLARELRPGAFLAPRPLLPCPGRTRIALVGIRAGLLAGDELALDISVGPGAHLELVEPAGLVAYDHRGGSARWRARVDIAEGGELTWHGLPFVVSTGADVERTMDARLASGARMLWRDTLVLGRSGERGGRVRATTRVTYEGRDLLVEDLDLTDPDVRELPGILGPNRVIGSVAALGARPPGPPHPYRMDLAGPGAQVRLLDTVAPAVEAELTAVWESWLAG
- a CDS encoding urease accessory protein UreF gives rise to the protein MGALAPLLLGDGRLPVGAYTYSAGLEPAVVAGLTRDRIPALLRARLHTTALTEAAAAVLALRAAVCDPVDYGPLQRALAARTPAAPQRETSATLGRGVHRLARRLAPDHPAVTALAAMRPRPLRPVTLGALGAVLKVSEEELAHAVVYDELQTVASAALKLLPGDPLDSVAWILAAEPDAASAVARALAVRTPDGLPARTAALTEQWALEHARRERRLFLA